GAAAGGCGGGTGGTGTGGATATTGCTTGAAAACCTTCGCAGGGCGCGATTTCTGTCGACCTCGGGACGACCCGACCCACTGCTTGTCTGGACGACCAGGTAACTCACTTATTCAAGGGAGATTTACATGGCGCATACCCATTTCAGATCCATTCCTCTAATCGATATATCCGGGTTATATGACGATAGCCTGGTCGAACGCCAACGCGTTGCCGATGAGCTGGGCCGAGCGGCACACGATGTCGGCTTCCTGCAGATTACCGGGCACGGCATTTCCCGCTCGTTACGCGATGGATTGATCCGACAGGCGCGCAGATTTTTCGAGCGCCCGCTGCACGAGAAGATGCGCTTCTACATCGGCCAGTCGAGTAACCACAGTGGTTATGTGCCGGAAGGCGAGGAACAGTTCGCGGGCGGCGGCAAGGATCTCAAGGAAGCTTATGATGTCAATTACAACTACACAGAGGCAGCACAGATCTATCCGCTGCTGGGCCCGACTCAATGGCCTGATTCGGCGGATTTCAGGCTAGAGGTGGGTGCCTATTACCGCGCGGCGCTGGCGCTGGGCGACACGCTGTTTCGTGGTTTTGCCCTGGCGCTGGGATTGGCGGAGGAGACCTTCGCCAAGATCACCCGTCACCCCACCAGCCAGTTGCGACTGATCCACTACCCGCTCGACCCTGATCCGGTGGCGGACCGTCCCGGTATTGGCGCGCACACCGACTATGAGTGCTTCACCATTCTTTTACCCACAGCTGAGGGGCTTCAGGTACTCAATGGGAATGGTCAATGGATCGATGTGCCACTGGTGGAAGATGCCTTCGTGATCAACATCGGCGACATGCTCGAAGTGCTCAGCAACGGCCATTTCGTGGCTACCTCGCATCGCGTACGCAAGGTCAGCGAGGAGCGCTTCGCCTTCCCACTATTCTGCGCCTGTGACTACACGACTCGTATTGCTCCGATAGCCGGACTTCCCCCGCGCGGTGAGCGCCGATACGAGCCGATCAACTGTGGCGACCACCTGTTCGCCCAGACCGCGCAGACCTTCCGTTATCTGCGCGAGCGGTTGGAGGATGGTTCGCTGCAACTGCCCGATGGCGCGGCAGGCTTGTCCAGTTTCGGTCATGGATACCGTGCGGAGAAGGCATGAACCTGCTGGCATTGGCCGCAGATTATCCAACACGTGCGAAGACAGGTGTGCCGGACTGGATGCTCGGCCATTTTCGTCGACGCACCATCAGCTTCGCTGATGGCCGAAGCGACCAACGCACCCAGGTACATTGGCTGCAAAGTCGCAACTTCACCATCGACCTACGCCTACCGGACACGCCTGTACTGCCAGTGCGCGCTTGGCAAGACTACACGGCCGCCGAGCTGCGCCAACTCGCCAACCATGAAGGCTGGTTGGCCGAGAGCGTCTGGGAGGAAGGCATGCTCAGCTGGCGTGATGGCGTATCCCTGCAATTGCACAACCGCTGGCCGGAGCCGGCGCGCCTGCAGCGTATCGGCAACTGCATGATCGAGTTCGGCACTACTGGGGCCTATGTCGAGGACTGGCGTTTGCAG
This region of Halothiobacillus neapolitanus c2 genomic DNA includes:
- a CDS encoding isopenicillin N synthase family dioxygenase, with the protein product MAHTHFRSIPLIDISGLYDDSLVERQRVADELGRAAHDVGFLQITGHGISRSLRDGLIRQARRFFERPLHEKMRFYIGQSSNHSGYVPEGEEQFAGGGKDLKEAYDVNYNYTEAAQIYPLLGPTQWPDSADFRLEVGAYYRAALALGDTLFRGFALALGLAEETFAKITRHPTSQLRLIHYPLDPDPVADRPGIGAHTDYECFTILLPTAEGLQVLNGNGQWIDVPLVEDAFVINIGDMLEVLSNGHFVATSHRVRKVSEERFAFPLFCACDYTTRIAPIAGLPPRGERRYEPINCGDHLFAQTAQTFRYLRERLEDGSLQLPDGAAGLSSFGHGYRAEKA